From Plasmodium falciparum 3D7 genome assembly, chromosome: 9, one genomic window encodes:
- a CDS encoding GTP-binding protein, putative, giving the protein MNYTSVNKIRLWVLIVFLILYNIKCICENISDLKKRLCFNNFSNSKKKIKKKWLAKKKKNYLTIWKNKTYTTKRRNGYGKIEYKREENKKDDYNFMNTSLYLNYISNVKNFLFNKNNNKKNKIYYHKCKKSNIIEAKINDNDTLLSDEEFRNDVDRNDKEYYNIKKEYSENVCNQNRINDLSNCSVSSNNNILNECSSEVKKEMNYPLHNELYDNLNDNTIGHLKSEKCKEKYIRNFCILAHIDSGKSTLADRFLELTNTIKKKRMQEQFLDMMCLEREKGITIKLKAVRMHYNNYVFNLIDTPGHFDFYHEVKRSLNVCEGAILLIDGGKGIQSQTLNIFFELKKHDIKIIPVINKIDLSTCLYDKIKDDLINKFNFKENEILKISAKYGKNVKMLFQRIISDIPPPINTINSFFRGVVFDSFFDQYKGVVLIIKVLNGELRKKTEIFFINSAKSYIIQEVGYLVPEMKPTDVISQGDIAYVCSNIRNCDDIQISETIVNKDIIKKNNHNEFVINFKKINLGRDKNIMQRLSDEGKQYLTHHNKGEIKGDENGQVKCDENGQVKCDENGQVKCDENGQVKCDENGQVKCDENGQVKCDENGQVKCDENGQVKCDENGQVKCDENGQVKCDENGQVKCDENGQVKCDENGQVKCDKNKGEIKSFQYNEVKVDERYERNKEEIIYDHEHKKEGIFNIHKNDDLIKENIKEKENFSCSIQGNDNAIPILKKTDINIKSIAANKIEASYPSVYCNIYCVNDKKSNELEMSLNKLKLNDSSFSFKKYICETLGKGFKCGFNGLLHLNIIQERIKREYNIDTIVTAPSVNYLIRVKEKYMDKRLKEKLLEKNFDIQNMHIEQMDKTSSDDCFFFMTSNVNDIPTKNVVHSIYEPYVKTNIITPEIYQKYIMNECFKRRGIFIKKEIMNDQIIFLFEMPLSEILINFLDQIKSSTKGYGSMSYENIIIYKPSELYKIHIYINKKKIDSLSFLAHKRNYEDKSRKLVSKLKTLINPHQFLIIIQAALESKIFVSEKIKPLKKNVTAKCYGGDITRRRKLIEKQNEGKKKMFEIGKVKLPPNIFTKLFDIKSE; this is encoded by the coding sequence ATGAATTATACTTCagttaataaaataagattATGGGTTCTTATAGTATTTCTCatcttatataatattaaatgtatatgCGAAAATATAAGTGacttaaaaaaaagactatgctttaataatttttcgaattcgaaaaaaaaaataaaaaaaaaatggctagccaaaaaaaaaaaaaattatttgacCATATGGAAAAACAAAACATATACCACAAAAAGGAGAAATGGTTATGGAAAGATTGAGTACAAAAGAGAGGAGAATAAGAAGgatgattataattttatgaatacttctttatatttaaattatatttcaaatgtgaagaattttttatttaataaaaataataataaaaaaaataaaatatattatcataagtGTAAAAAGTCTAATATTATTGAGgcaaaaataaatgataatgatactTTGCTCTCTGATGAAGAGTTCAGGAATGACGTGGACAGAAATGACaaggaatattataatattaaaaaagaatattctGAAAATGTGTGTAATCAGAATAGAATAAATGATTTATCAAATTGTTCTGTatcatcaaataataatattttaaatgaatGTTCTAGTGaagtaaaaaaagaaatgaattaTCCATTACATAATGAATTGTACgataatttaaatgataatacGATTGGACATTTAAAATCTGAAAAATgcaaagaaaaatatattcgtAATTTCTGCATCTTGGCACATATCGATAGTGGTAAATCTACATTAGCTGATCGATTTTTAGAACTTACaaatacaattaaaaaaaaaaggatgcAAGAACAATTTTTAGATATGATGTGTTTAGAAAGAGAAAAGGGTATAACAATAAAATTGAAAGCTGTAAGAAtgcattataataattatgtatttaatttGATTGACACTCCTGGACATTTCGATTTTTATCATGAAGTAAAAAGATCGTTAAATGTGTGTGAAGGCGCAATCCTTTTAATTGATGGAGGTAAAGGTATACAATCACAAaccttaaatatattttttgaattaaaaaaacatgatataaaaataatacccgttattaataaaatagattTAAGTACAtgtttatatgataaaataaaagatgatttgattaataaatttaattttaaagaaaacGAAATTTTGAAAATTTCAGCAAAATATGGTAAGAATGTAAAAATGTTATTTCAAAGAATTATTAGTGATATCCCCCCACCAATAAATACCATCAATAGCTTTTTTAGAGGTGTTGTTTTTGATTCTTTTTTTGATCAATATAAAGGGGTcgtattaattattaaagtTCTTAATGGagaattaagaaaaaaaacagaaatcttttttattaacagTGCAAAGAGTTATATTATACAAGAAGTTGGATATCTAGTCCCGGAGATGAAGCCTACGGATGTTATATCTCAAGGGGATATAGCATATGTATGTTCAAATATAAGAAATTGTGATGATATTCAAATAAGTGAAACTATAgtaaataaagatattattaagaaaaataatcataatgaGTTTGTTATCAattttaaaaagataaaCCTTGGAAGggacaaaaatattatgcaGCGTTTAAGTGATGAGGGTAAACAATATTTGACCCATCACAATAAAGGGGAAATAAAAGGTGATGAAAATGGACAAGTAAAATGTGATGAAAATGGACAAGTAAAATGTGATGAAAATGGACAAGTAAAATGTGATGAAAATGGACAAGTAAAATGTGATGAAAATGGACAAGTAAAATGTGATGAAAATGGACAAGTAAAATGTGATGAAAATGGACAAGTAAAATGTGATGAAAATGGACAAGTAAAATGTGATGAAAATGGACAAGTAAAATGTGATGAAAATGGACAAGTAAAATGTGATGAAAATGGACAAGTAAAATGTGATGAAAATGGACAAGTAAAATGTGATGAAAATGGACAAGTAAAatgtgataaaaataaaggagAGATAAAATCATTTCAATATAATGAAGTAAAAGTTGATGAAAGATATGAAcgaaataaagaagaaataatatatgatcatgaacataaaaaggaaggaatatttaatattcataaaaatgatgaccttataaaggaaaatataaaagaaaaagaaaacttTTCTTGTAGTATCCAAGGAAATGATAATGCCATTCCCATTTTGAAAAAAActgatattaatataaaaagcaTTGCTGCTAACAAAATAGAAGCATCGTATCCATCTGTTTATTGTAACATTTATTGTGTGAATGATAAGAAGTCCAATGAATTAGAAATgtcattaaataaattaaaattaaatgatagttctttttcttttaaaaaatatatatgtgaaacaTTAGGTAAAGGTTTTAAGTGCGGATTTAATGGTTTAttacatttaaatataattcaagaaagaataaaaagagaatataatattgaCACTATCGTAACAGCACCATCtgttaattatttaataagagtaaaagaaaaatatatggataaaagattaaaagaaaaattactTGAAAAGAATTttgatatacaaaatatgcATATTGAACAAATGGATAAAACCTCCTCTGATgattgtttcttttttatgaCAAGTAATGTTAATGATATTCCAACAAAAAATGTAGTACATTCTATTTATGAACCATATGTTAAAACTAATATTATAACACCAGAAATTTatcagaaatatataatgaatgaaTGCTTTAAAAGAAGAGGcatctttattaaaaaagaaattatgaatgatcaaattatttttttatttgaaatgCCTTTATCAGAAATACTTATTAATTTTCTAGATCAAATAAAATCATCTACTAAAGGATATGGATCTATGagttatgaaaatattattatttataaacctagtgaattatataaaattcatatatatataaataaaaagaaaatagactctttatcttttttagCACATAAACGAAATTATGAGGACAAATCAAGAAAACTTGTATCCAAATTAAAAACTTTAATTAATCCTCATCAATTCCTTATTATCATACAAGCAGCATTAGAATCCAAAATTTTTGTTtctgaaaaaattaaacctctcaaaaaaaatgtaacaGCCAAATGTTACGGTGGAGATATtacaagaagaagaaaattgATTGAAAAGCAAAATGAAGGAAAGAAGAAGATGTTTGAAATTGGAAAGGTCAAATTACCTCCTAATATTTTTACTAAGCTCTTTGACATAAAGAGTGAATAA